The Agarilytica rhodophyticola genome has a window encoding:
- the mutS gene encoding DNA mismatch repair protein MutS, protein MSITASQSNKKNKSSKADLAQHTPMMQQYLRIKAEHPNELVFYRMGDFYELFFDDAKQAARMLDVTLTARGKSGGNPIPMCGVPFHAAENYLAKLVKLGVSVAICEQIGDPNTTKGPVERKVVRVVTPGTVSDEALMDATQDNLLVAYYRGNETFGIASLDMGSGRFVVFDTDSEASLIDEIARLRPAELLAQDGLEHPAVLSQLPGFRQRPEWEFDEDTARNTLSRHFQTKDLGGFGCDDLLAIRAAGCLFGYAQETQRTSLQHIASMQQENQDDRVTLDSATRRNLEIDINLNGSEENTLYSVLNTCSTAMGSRLMRRWLNIPLRQKDVLVKRQQSIAELLSGYLFESLTPHLKNIGDLERILGRVALRSARPRDLSRLCSSLAEYPKLQENLASTDSEGLKQLAEQISEFPELVALLDKALVENPPVVIRDGGVIDDGYDSELDELRNISSNAGDFLVRLENEEREKTKLSSLKVGYNRVHGYYIEISKAQSERAPAEYIRRQTLKNAERFITPELKEFEDKALSAKSRALTREKALYDELVERINEFLGPLQIAAGAVAQLDVLNALSERAEQLNLVCPTLNDKSGINITQGRHLVVEQVLDTPFVPNDVSFDDSQRMMIITGPNMGGKSTYMRQAALIVLMAQIGSYVPAEACQMGLVDRIFTRIGSSDDLAGGRSTFMVEMTETANILNNATDKSLVLMDEIGRGTSTYDGLSLAWASVEHLAKNINAFTLFATHYFEITSLADQLDAVVNIHLDATEHNDDIVFLHNIQKGPASKSYGLQVAKLAGIPEQVIDCAKKQLAKLENQKPENDKAPVKPRPAPQIAQGELFANAEPSAVDLFVEKLVPDDISPREALDILYKLKTL, encoded by the coding sequence ATGAGTATTACTGCAAGCCAAAGCAATAAAAAAAACAAGTCCTCAAAAGCAGACTTAGCACAACATACCCCCATGATGCAGCAGTATTTGCGCATTAAAGCAGAACATCCAAACGAGCTTGTTTTCTACCGTATGGGAGATTTTTACGAGTTATTTTTCGATGATGCCAAACAGGCAGCGCGTATGCTCGATGTAACACTTACCGCGAGAGGCAAGTCTGGTGGCAACCCTATTCCCATGTGTGGTGTGCCCTTCCACGCGGCTGAAAATTACTTAGCTAAACTTGTCAAACTTGGTGTTTCTGTAGCTATCTGCGAGCAAATAGGGGACCCCAATACCACCAAGGGTCCTGTAGAAAGGAAAGTTGTGCGAGTTGTCACGCCAGGTACGGTAAGTGATGAAGCGCTAATGGACGCCACACAAGACAACTTGTTGGTGGCTTATTATCGCGGTAATGAAACCTTCGGTATCGCCAGCCTCGATATGGGAAGTGGCAGGTTTGTGGTGTTCGATACTGACAGTGAAGCTTCTCTGATCGATGAGATAGCGCGTCTGCGTCCAGCAGAGTTATTAGCCCAGGATGGGCTGGAACATCCGGCTGTGCTCAGTCAGTTGCCAGGGTTCAGGCAGCGCCCTGAATGGGAGTTCGACGAAGATACTGCGCGCAATACTCTCTCCAGGCATTTTCAAACAAAAGACCTTGGCGGCTTTGGCTGTGATGATTTACTCGCCATACGTGCGGCTGGCTGTCTGTTTGGCTACGCTCAGGAAACTCAGCGTACCTCGTTGCAACATATCGCCTCAATGCAGCAGGAAAATCAGGATGATCGCGTCACCCTGGATTCAGCCACAAGGCGTAACCTAGAAATAGACATTAATCTTAATGGCAGTGAGGAAAATACCCTCTACAGCGTCCTGAATACCTGTTCAACGGCAATGGGCAGCCGCTTGATGCGGCGCTGGTTAAATATCCCTCTGCGTCAAAAAGATGTGCTGGTGAAACGTCAGCAATCTATCGCCGAGTTATTGAGTGGCTATCTCTTCGAATCTCTGACGCCCCATTTAAAAAATATTGGTGACTTGGAACGAATTTTAGGCCGCGTCGCCCTGCGATCAGCGCGGCCAAGGGATCTTTCTCGTTTGTGTAGCTCACTGGCAGAATATCCCAAATTACAAGAAAACTTAGCAAGCACCGACAGCGAAGGCCTAAAACAACTGGCAGAGCAAATAAGCGAATTCCCAGAGTTGGTAGCGCTGTTAGATAAAGCACTAGTAGAAAACCCACCGGTGGTGATTCGAGATGGTGGTGTTATCGATGATGGCTACGATAGCGAGTTGGATGAATTACGCAATATTAGTTCGAACGCGGGTGACTTTCTGGTTCGCTTAGAGAATGAAGAACGAGAAAAAACCAAGCTTTCATCGCTCAAGGTCGGCTACAACCGGGTACATGGTTATTACATAGAAATAAGTAAAGCCCAGTCTGAGCGAGCGCCAGCTGAATATATTCGCAGGCAAACTTTAAAGAACGCTGAGCGCTTTATCACCCCCGAGCTAAAAGAATTTGAAGATAAAGCACTTTCAGCTAAGAGCCGCGCACTAACGCGGGAAAAAGCCCTTTACGACGAATTGGTCGAGCGTATTAACGAGTTCCTTGGGCCATTGCAAATAGCCGCCGGAGCAGTCGCTCAACTGGATGTGCTCAACGCTCTGTCAGAACGAGCAGAGCAGCTAAATCTAGTGTGCCCAACACTTAACGATAAGAGTGGCATTAACATTACCCAAGGGCGACACTTGGTAGTTGAGCAGGTACTGGATACGCCCTTTGTGCCTAACGATGTTAGCTTCGATGATAGTCAGCGTATGATGATCATTACCGGCCCTAATATGGGGGGTAAATCGACCTATATGCGACAAGCGGCATTGATTGTTTTAATGGCTCAAATTGGCAGTTATGTACCCGCAGAAGCCTGCCAGATGGGCTTAGTAGATCGTATTTTCACCCGTATTGGGTCTTCTGACGATCTCGCCGGCGGCCGCTCCACCTTCATGGTAGAGATGACAGAAACCGCCAACATTCTTAACAATGCAACCGATAAAAGCTTGGTGCTAATGGATGAGATTGGCCGTGGTACTAGTACCTATGACGGCCTCTCTTTAGCCTGGGCCAGTGTCGAGCACCTAGCTAAAAATATTAACGCATTCACTTTATTTGCCACTCACTATTTCGAGATCACCTCACTTGCGGATCAACTAGATGCCGTTGTTAATATTCATCTGGACGCTACTGAACATAATGACGACATTGTCTTCTTACACAATATTCAAAAAGGGCCAGCTAGTAAAAGCTACGGTTTACAAGTGGCCAAATTGGCCGGCATTCCTGAACAGGTCATAGATTGTGCAAAAAAACAGTTGGCAAAGTTAGAAAACCAAAAACCAGAGAATGACAAAGCCCCTGTAAAGCCAAGGCCCGCACCACAAATTGCTCAGGGCGAGCTATTTGCTAACGCAGAGCCCAGTGCTGTTGACCTGTTCGTGGAAAAGCTGGTGCCCGACGACATTTCTCCGCGAGAGGCACTCGATATTTTGTATAAGTTGAAAACTCTTTAA
- a CDS encoding LysR family transcriptional regulator, whose amino-acid sequence MANLSNVELFIRVVEEGSFSATARLLGLTPSAVSRQISQLESELGARLFQRSTRRQSLTEAGNIYLQYARRVCEELDAGQLAVKRLTANPSGLLRVTAEADFALAFIEPLLPEFLALYPDVQLSLHMSTGFQDLIDSSLDLAIRIGHLEDSSLVARKLAQSHSLLCASPGYLAKYGTPKHPNELKSHSCLSFRTQPGINNWCFKIENDAVDVPINGRLSVNGLFFLRNAALNSMGIIMLPKWMICEELQQQRLLPVLQDFPIIPAGTPIHAIFANKRQLAPKVKVFVNFLLKRMRKI is encoded by the coding sequence ATGGCTAATTTATCAAATGTTGAGTTGTTTATTCGTGTAGTAGAAGAGGGGAGCTTTTCAGCAACAGCGCGTTTACTTGGGTTGACGCCATCGGCGGTGTCGCGACAGATATCCCAATTGGAGAGTGAGCTGGGGGCGCGTCTTTTTCAGCGTTCCACACGCCGGCAAAGTCTTACGGAGGCCGGTAATATTTATCTGCAGTACGCTAGGCGTGTGTGTGAAGAACTAGATGCAGGTCAGCTGGCAGTTAAGAGGCTGACGGCTAACCCCTCTGGCTTATTAAGAGTGACAGCTGAAGCAGACTTTGCGCTAGCGTTTATTGAGCCTCTTTTGCCTGAGTTTCTAGCCCTTTATCCTGATGTTCAATTGAGTCTGCATATGAGTACGGGGTTTCAAGATCTTATTGATAGCAGTTTAGATCTGGCAATACGTATTGGCCATTTAGAGGACTCAAGCCTAGTAGCTCGCAAATTAGCTCAGAGTCACTCACTGCTATGTGCTAGTCCTGGATATCTTGCTAAATATGGTACGCCAAAACACCCCAATGAGCTTAAGTCCCATAGCTGCTTATCGTTTCGTACTCAACCGGGCATTAATAACTGGTGTTTTAAAATAGAAAATGACGCGGTTGATGTGCCTATTAATGGGCGTTTAAGTGTTAATGGTTTGTTTTTTTTGCGCAATGCTGCACTCAATAGCATGGGCATAATCATGCTACCCAAATGGATGATATGTGAAGAATTACAACAACAGCGCCTACTGCCGGTTTTGCAAGACTTTCCTATTATTCCAGCCGGTACACCTATTCATGCAATATTTGCTAATAAAAGACAACTTGCCCCTAAGGTTAAAGTTTTTGTTAACTTCTTACTTAAGCGAATGAGAAAAATATAA
- a CDS encoding DUF6968 family protein, with product MQKIKEVDKVIVSRKMEFVHADGKREKAFIKVGKPYELNKKLDWMCPYKIGTESQSKTFGMVGLDSLQALELTMKTLDTEIECWEKTNKGKFALLN from the coding sequence GTGCAAAAAATAAAAGAGGTAGATAAAGTCATTGTTTCTAGGAAAATGGAGTTTGTCCACGCAGATGGTAAGCGTGAAAAAGCGTTTATTAAAGTAGGAAAACCCTACGAGCTTAATAAAAAGCTAGATTGGATGTGCCCTTATAAGATTGGCACAGAGTCCCAAAGTAAAACCTTTGGTATGGTTGGCTTAGATTCGCTACAAGCCCTAGAACTAACAATGAAAACCTTAGACACAGAAATTGAATGTTGGGAGAAAACGAATAAAGGTAAATTTGCCTTACTAAATTAA
- a CDS encoding antibiotic biosynthesis monooxygenase family protein: MFIAMNRFKVVLGCEQDFVDVWKNRETYLDTVPGFKTFHLLKGPTDEECTLFASHSVWESREAFEAWTKSEAFRKAHANAGSKGKKDIYVGHPKFEGFEEVL; this comes from the coding sequence ATGTTTATTGCAATGAATAGATTTAAAGTTGTATTGGGATGCGAGCAAGACTTTGTGGATGTATGGAAAAATCGAGAGACATATCTGGACACCGTTCCGGGCTTTAAAACCTTTCATTTATTAAAAGGGCCAACTGATGAAGAATGTACGCTCTTCGCTTCCCATTCAGTATGGGAATCACGCGAAGCATTTGAAGCATGGACTAAATCCGAAGCCTTCAGAAAAGCTCATGCCAATGCTGGTAGTAAAGGGAAAAAAGATATTTATGTTGGCCATCCAAAATTTGAAGGGTTTGAGGAAGTATTGTAA
- a CDS encoding WG repeat-containing protein — MENNLYSFFERRFCTVKSWSFTLMAANLKNSYIRRDSISIFIKILQLVGFLLISPLSYATEDVWTAFWDDEHYKRGFKDKNGKVRIPPKFMGMTQATVFKNIIAVMEEKGEGVKGGEYERSYDSYYLLKDGRRIDSVDMFTFDNSFDCESDGKVRFRDKQTGGMGYLDGEGEVAIPAIYSIGQPFANGVASVLNGGTLMCGNGQPFSNENRCEHAHWQGGESLVIDASNNVILYGLSLGQEFDRYSLTISDNPLNDVAVESFKGVDGKFYNFINREKHFEDWFRQRILNKLSKTNLEKYSFEEITLYDSQRGWYKEPKSKFWANNNKTVLAALSLLKKEGGSFFVTMNNLNRGIYEEDKYREFYAECYNDYENKHPVLSVVANHKHKDLEVQNAFEFLKTVDGYKLISLTVRTAALN; from the coding sequence ATGGAAAATAATCTCTACTCTTTCTTCGAAAGACGTTTTTGTACAGTAAAATCATGGAGTTTTACTTTAATGGCAGCTAATTTAAAAAATAGCTATATAAGACGGGATTCAATCTCTATTTTTATAAAAATACTCCAGCTAGTTGGTTTCCTTCTAATCTCCCCTCTCAGCTACGCTACTGAGGATGTCTGGACTGCCTTTTGGGACGATGAGCATTATAAACGTGGTTTTAAAGATAAAAATGGTAAGGTACGTATTCCTCCAAAGTTTATGGGAATGACTCAGGCGACGGTATTTAAAAATATTATCGCAGTTATGGAAGAGAAAGGGGAGGGTGTAAAGGGTGGAGAATATGAAAGGAGTTATGACTCCTACTATCTGCTTAAAGATGGGCGGCGAATCGATAGTGTTGATATGTTTACCTTCGATAACAGTTTCGATTGTGAAAGCGATGGCAAAGTCCGCTTTCGGGATAAACAAACGGGTGGCATGGGATATCTTGATGGCGAGGGTGAGGTTGCTATTCCAGCGATATACAGTATTGGCCAACCCTTTGCGAATGGTGTCGCCAGTGTTCTTAACGGGGGAACGTTAATGTGTGGCAATGGACAGCCTTTTTCTAATGAGAATCGTTGTGAGCATGCCCACTGGCAAGGCGGTGAATCGCTTGTTATTGATGCAAGCAATAACGTGATTCTCTATGGGCTATCCCTTGGTCAAGAGTTTGATCGTTATTCCCTTACCATTAGTGATAATCCGTTAAACGATGTCGCTGTTGAGTCTTTTAAAGGTGTTGATGGTAAATTTTACAACTTTATTAATAGGGAAAAACACTTTGAAGATTGGTTTCGTCAACGTATTTTAAACAAACTAAGTAAAACGAATTTGGAAAAATATAGCTTTGAAGAAATAACTTTATACGATAGTCAAAGGGGGTGGTATAAAGAACCTAAAAGCAAATTTTGGGCGAATAATAACAAAACTGTTTTAGCGGCCTTGAGTTTACTTAAAAAAGAGGGGGGTTCATTTTTTGTAACAATGAATAATCTCAATAGAGGTATTTATGAGGAAGATAAGTATCGAGAGTTTTATGCAGAATGCTACAATGACTATGAAAATAAGCACCCAGTATTATCGGTGGTAGCAAATCATAAACATAAAGATTTAGAAGTGCAAAATGCATTTGAATTTTTGAAAACGGTCGATGGATATAAGTTGATTAGCTTGACTGTGCGCACTGCTGCACTGAATTAA
- the fdxA gene encoding ferredoxin FdxA, translated as MTFVVGENCIKCKHTDCVEVCPVDCFYEGPNFLVIHPDECIDCALCEPECPVSAIFSEDELPDDQQAFVELNAELADVWPNITEMKESPADADQWDGVENKLQHLER; from the coding sequence ATGACCTTTGTAGTGGGCGAAAACTGCATCAAATGTAAACACACAGACTGTGTAGAAGTGTGTCCAGTTGATTGTTTTTACGAGGGGCCTAACTTCCTTGTCATACATCCAGACGAATGTATTGATTGCGCGCTTTGCGAACCAGAATGCCCTGTGAGCGCAATCTTTTCTGAAGATGAATTACCAGATGATCAGCAAGCGTTTGTGGAGCTAAACGCAGAACTTGCAGACGTATGGCCAAACATTACTGAGATGAAAGAGTCCCCTGCTGACGCAGATCAGTGGGATGGCGTGGAAAACAAGCTGCAACATCTCGAACGCTAG
- a CDS encoding protein-L-isoaspartate(D-aspartate) O-methyltransferase, whose amino-acid sequence MTSRRTRDRLIQRLVEQGVSNQDVLDVIGNTPRHLFLDEALAHRAYEDTALPIGHGQTLSQPYIVARMTEILLGAAGNLERVLEVGTGSGYQTTVLAQLVSEVLSIERIKPLQDKARERIRMLGLRNVRFKHADGSLGWPDIGQFQGILSAAAPRSIPQSLLDQLAPDGVLVIPVGADTQYLTLVVREGDSDKFRTEKLEPVKFVPLLSGITR is encoded by the coding sequence ATGACATCTCGGCGCACCCGCGATCGTTTGATTCAGCGGCTTGTTGAACAAGGTGTGAGCAACCAAGATGTGTTGGATGTGATTGGCAATACACCACGCCATCTATTTCTTGATGAGGCTTTAGCTCATCGAGCATATGAAGATACCGCCTTGCCTATTGGTCACGGGCAAACCTTATCCCAACCCTATATTGTTGCACGGATGACAGAGATCCTGCTCGGTGCTGCTGGCAACCTTGAACGAGTGTTAGAAGTAGGTACCGGCTCTGGTTATCAAACCACGGTGCTCGCCCAATTAGTGTCCGAAGTTTTGAGCATTGAACGTATTAAGCCTTTGCAGGATAAAGCGAGAGAAAGAATACGAATGTTGGGTTTGCGCAATGTACGTTTTAAGCATGCTGATGGCAGTCTGGGATGGCCTGATATTGGCCAGTTTCAGGGGATATTGTCGGCGGCAGCCCCTCGTTCTATACCACAGAGCCTGCTGGATCAGTTGGCGCCAGATGGTGTTCTTGTTATACCTGTGGGGGCGGATACACAATACCTAACACTTGTTGTAAGAGAAGGAGACAGTGATAAGTTTCGCACAGAGAAACTTGAGCCTGTAAAATTTGTACCCTTGCTCTCTGGAATAACACGATAA
- a CDS encoding peptidoglycan DD-metalloendopeptidase family protein — translation MMTPSLGKQISYVLNILITTFILGACGQTSHYAAVKESRQPPSQKVNTHIVAKGETLYSIAWRYNLDYKQLAKANGIPSNYRIYPGQRLLLKGSVRKPWKAPPKVVRQVKKQPKKPRPQPARSKKETPKVAKKITSAKPSKVKKWVWPAKGKLLAGFQSNSGLNKGIDIKGNLEEPVVAAAAGRIVYSGDGLRGYGKLVIVKHNEKYLSAYAHNHRLLVKEGAYVKQGQKIAEMGSTGTDSVKLHFEIRYDGKPVNPLKHLPKK, via the coding sequence ATGATGACACCTTCATTAGGAAAACAAATTAGCTATGTGTTAAATATATTGATCACCACCTTTATTTTGGGGGCGTGTGGTCAAACTTCACACTATGCCGCAGTAAAAGAATCACGCCAGCCTCCTTCTCAAAAAGTAAATACGCATATAGTGGCCAAGGGGGAAACGCTATATTCGATCGCGTGGCGATACAATCTGGATTACAAGCAACTCGCCAAAGCAAACGGGATTCCTTCTAATTATCGCATCTATCCAGGGCAGCGTTTGCTGCTAAAAGGAAGTGTTAGAAAGCCATGGAAAGCACCACCAAAAGTGGTTAGGCAGGTTAAAAAACAACCAAAAAAACCAAGACCTCAACCCGCTCGTTCAAAAAAAGAAACGCCAAAAGTTGCCAAAAAAATTACCTCCGCGAAGCCCTCAAAAGTAAAAAAATGGGTGTGGCCTGCAAAGGGCAAACTGCTGGCGGGCTTTCAATCCAATAGCGGTTTAAATAAGGGTATTGATATTAAGGGAAATTTGGAGGAGCCTGTAGTTGCTGCAGCAGCTGGAAGGATTGTTTATTCAGGCGACGGTTTGCGCGGCTATGGCAAATTGGTGATTGTTAAACACAACGAGAAGTATCTCAGTGCATATGCCCACAATCATCGGTTGCTAGTTAAAGAAGGCGCTTATGTCAAGCAGGGACAAAAAATCGCCGAAATGGGTTCAACGGGGACAGACTCGGTAAAGTTACATTTTGAAATTAGGTATGATGGAAAACCTGTTAATCCTCTAAAGCATTTGCCCAAGAAGTAG
- a CDS encoding DUF368 domain-containing protein: MKNRTVRDYVLLVLKGLTMGAADVVPGVSGGTIAFITGIYNELLHSLKNIGPSAFVVLYKQGFAAFWQHVNGSFLLAVFAGILISIKTFASIISYSLEAYPLLVWGFFSGLIAASIILLAREQKGWGLSEWVFCFIGAAFVYIVSIASPPQLPGHWWVLFFGGFIAICAMILPGISGSFILLLLGLYPVFIEAVKNVDVVAIASFGAGCFCGLLAFSRFLSWLLDMHFRPTIAVLIGFLIGSLNVTWPWKHTLEVMVNRHGKEVPLLQENVFPAQFEQITGINAQLYAVILFVVFGAFLVLSTDFLAKRMSRN; this comes from the coding sequence ATGAAGAACCGCACCGTGCGTGACTATGTATTACTTGTATTGAAAGGTTTAACAATGGGAGCCGCAGACGTTGTTCCCGGTGTTTCAGGTGGCACCATTGCGTTTATCACCGGTATCTACAATGAATTACTTCATTCTTTGAAAAATATTGGCCCCTCAGCTTTTGTTGTTTTGTATAAACAGGGTTTTGCTGCATTTTGGCAACATGTAAATGGCAGTTTTTTGCTCGCTGTTTTTGCCGGTATTCTTATTAGTATTAAAACCTTTGCCTCGATTATCAGTTACAGCCTAGAAGCATATCCCCTATTAGTCTGGGGCTTCTTTAGTGGGCTTATCGCCGCATCTATTATTTTGCTTGCTAGAGAGCAAAAGGGTTGGGGGCTTTCTGAGTGGGTGTTTTGTTTTATCGGAGCTGCCTTTGTATACATTGTTTCCATCGCGTCGCCGCCACAATTGCCTGGTCATTGGTGGGTACTTTTCTTTGGCGGATTTATCGCCATATGCGCCATGATTCTGCCTGGAATCTCAGGCAGCTTTATCTTACTACTGTTGGGCCTCTACCCTGTCTTTATTGAAGCGGTTAAAAATGTCGATGTCGTTGCAATTGCGAGCTTTGGTGCTGGATGTTTTTGTGGTTTATTGGCATTTTCTCGCTTCTTGTCCTGGTTGCTTGATATGCATTTCAGACCGACAATTGCTGTATTGATTGGTTTTCTGATCGGATCACTCAATGTAACTTGGCCGTGGAAACATACACTTGAAGTTATGGTAAATCGTCATGGTAAAGAAGTTCCCTTATTACAAGAAAATGTTTTCCCTGCACAATTTGAACAAATAACGGGTATTAATGCCCAACTTTATGCTGTCATTCTTTTTGTTGTTTTTGGTGCTTTTCTAGTACTTTCGACTGATTTTTTGGCGAAAAGAATGAGCCGTAATTAG
- the rpoS gene encoding RNA polymerase sigma factor RpoS, with amino-acid sequence MSIQELEVSSSNGDIDSVVLAGNSPFNEEVVDTDVDVEELKKSSKGKGDPDLEDGYSKTLDATQLYLNEIGFSPLLSAEEEVFFARKALKGCEASRKRMIESNLRLVVKISRRYVNRGLALLDLIEEGNLGLIRAVEKFDPERGFRFSTYATWWIRQTIERAIMNQTRTIRLPIHVVKELNVYLRAARELSQKLDHEPSPEEIAMLLDKPVADVEKMLALNERVTSMDVAVGPSSDKTVVDTVPDQQVSDPVKLLQDSDLSTSLDCWLDELCEKQREVVARRFGLRGHETSTLEEVGREIGLTRERVRQIQVEALRRLRDILEKQGLDATALFGAE; translated from the coding sequence ATGTCAATACAAGAACTAGAGGTTTCTTCTTCAAATGGTGATATTGATTCGGTAGTGCTGGCAGGAAATTCGCCGTTTAACGAAGAGGTGGTAGACACAGATGTTGATGTTGAGGAATTAAAAAAGAGTTCCAAAGGTAAAGGCGATCCAGATCTTGAAGATGGGTACAGCAAGACGCTTGACGCGACACAGCTTTACTTAAACGAGATAGGCTTTTCGCCGCTGTTGAGTGCAGAAGAAGAAGTGTTTTTTGCTCGCAAAGCCTTGAAAGGTTGTGAGGCTTCACGAAAACGCATGATAGAAAGCAATCTCAGGCTTGTGGTGAAGATTTCTCGTCGTTATGTCAACAGAGGTCTAGCATTACTAGACTTGATAGAGGAGGGAAATTTAGGACTTATCAGAGCTGTTGAAAAATTTGACCCAGAACGGGGCTTTCGCTTTTCTACTTACGCCACATGGTGGATACGTCAAACCATAGAACGTGCCATCATGAATCAAACGCGCACCATCCGTTTGCCAATTCATGTAGTTAAAGAGCTGAATGTGTATCTACGTGCAGCGCGAGAACTATCGCAAAAACTCGATCATGAGCCTTCACCAGAAGAAATTGCGATGCTGCTGGATAAGCCTGTAGCCGATGTCGAGAAAATGCTTGCACTTAACGAACGCGTTACTTCAATGGATGTTGCGGTCGGTCCTTCTTCTGATAAAACTGTTGTTGATACGGTTCCAGATCAACAGGTTTCAGATCCGGTAAAACTTTTGCAGGACAGCGACCTAAGTACCAGCCTTGATTGCTGGCTAGATGAGTTGTGTGAAAAGCAACGAGAAGTCGTCGCAAGACGCTTTGGGTTGCGCGGTCACGAAACTAGCACACTGGAAGAAGTTGGTCGTGAGATTGGTTTAACTCGCGAGCGAGTTAGACAAATTCAAGTAGAAGCCTTGCGCAGACTGAGAGATATCCTTGAAAAACAAGGGCTAGATGCAACAGCGCTGTTTGGTGCTGAATAG
- a CDS encoding putative quinol monooxygenase, which translates to MSKVILQGYIVVADRDLSAVETELPKHIIRTRLEEGCLEFQVTRDSYNTNIFNVYEEFTDRNALEAHRERVKTSNWGKVSAGAERHYKISDARV; encoded by the coding sequence TTGTCAAAAGTTATTCTACAAGGGTACATTGTTGTTGCTGATAGAGACCTTTCAGCAGTAGAAACAGAGCTACCAAAGCACATAATACGGACTAGACTCGAAGAAGGCTGCTTGGAGTTTCAGGTAACGCGAGACTCCTACAATACCAATATATTTAATGTCTACGAAGAGTTTACCGACCGCAACGCCCTTGAAGCCCATAGAGAGCGTGTAAAAACATCTAACTGGGGCAAGGTTTCCGCTGGTGCCGAACGCCACTATAAAATTAGTGATGCGAGAGTATAA
- a CDS encoding SDR family oxidoreductase — protein MSKTVVITGTSTGFGRDTAETLASAGHRVFATMRDPQGKNSHHAAALGAMGIYVIEMDVTQDKSVNQAVTHIKTRAEYIDVLINNAGLASAGVSEAFSPAQMNELFDVNVIGPHRVSRAILPIMRTQKSGLIINIGSILGRITFPFFGIYGASKYALEGLSDSLRYEVSQLGIDVTLVQPSAYPTNMYASAMEPVDKQCISEYGTTGEIPQAMFVQFMSMFEADNGPNLHDVAQAIVELIEAPNGKRPARKVVGTSFGADAINSAVAPIQQQTIKALGLEHLEAVNTTL, from the coding sequence ATGTCTAAAACCGTAGTTATCACAGGAACATCCACAGGCTTTGGCCGAGATACAGCAGAAACACTGGCAAGTGCTGGCCATCGTGTTTTCGCTACCATGCGCGACCCACAAGGAAAAAATAGTCATCATGCAGCAGCACTTGGAGCCATGGGCATTTATGTGATCGAAATGGATGTTACACAAGATAAGTCAGTCAACCAGGCCGTTACTCACATTAAAACTAGAGCCGAATATATTGATGTACTCATTAATAATGCAGGCCTCGCATCAGCTGGTGTAAGTGAAGCCTTCTCGCCTGCGCAAATGAATGAATTATTTGATGTGAATGTCATCGGCCCTCATAGAGTTAGCCGTGCAATATTGCCAATCATGCGGACGCAAAAATCTGGCTTAATTATTAACATTGGTTCTATCCTGGGGCGAATCACTTTTCCATTCTTTGGTATATATGGTGCGAGTAAGTATGCGCTAGAAGGTTTAAGCGACAGCCTCCGCTACGAGGTTTCTCAATTGGGCATAGACGTTACTCTAGTGCAACCTAGCGCTTACCCGACAAACATGTACGCCAGCGCCATGGAGCCGGTTGATAAACAATGTATTAGCGAGTACGGCACCACCGGCGAAATTCCCCAGGCTATGTTTGTGCAGTTTATGTCGATGTTCGAAGCCGATAACGGGCCTAATTTGCATGACGTTGCCCAAGCTATTGTAGAATTAATTGAGGCGCCCAATGGTAAGCGTCCTGCTCGAAAAGTGGTGGGTACCAGCTTCGGTGCTGACGCTATTAACAGCGCGGTAGCACCAATTCAGCAACAAACTATTAAAGCATTGGGGCTGGAGCACTTAGAAGCTGTCAATACTACTTTATAA